ATCGAGGGACAGTGCAATCCGGCAATTACCCTGGAAGACGCCGCGTCGACATTGTCTGTCATACAGGCAATCAAAGACTCCATGTCGTTGGGCCGACCCGTTGCTCCGCGTGCCTGCCTCGCGCCAACCGGCACACGCTCGAATGGAGGCGGTGTCCTTGCGGGTCGCCGCGGCAAAGGAGGGTAACAGGATGCATTCCGCGTTTGAGGGCAAGACCGTGGTCGTGACTGGAGGCACGCAAGGAATAGGCGGCGCCATCACATCGCTTTTTCTGGAACAGGGGGCCAATGTGTGCGCTTTCTTTCATAGTGACGAGCAGGCTGCCAAGCAGCTGCGCGAACATGTTGGGGAGCACCGCGATCGGCTCCTGACGCTTCGCGTCGATGTTTCTGATTACCATGCGGTGAGTTCTGCGTTCGACATGCTCAGGGTCCGTTGGGGAAATGCAAATATCCTGGTCAACAATGCCGGGGTCCATTGCCCGGTCAGCCCGTTCGAACAGCATGACAATCAGACCTGGAGTGACGTCTTCTCGACCAACGTGTTTGGAGTTGTATTCGCGACCAAAATTGTCATTCCCGCCATGAAAGAAGCACGCTGGGGTCGCATCATCAACATTTCTTCGATAGCCGCGACAGAAGGCTTGCCCAATGGCAGCCCCTATGCGGCAAGCAAGGCAAGCTTGCTCGGGCTTACGCGCAGCCTGGCAAAGGAAGTCGCCTCCTACGCCATAACGGTCAATGCGCTCTTGCCTGGGATGACGGAAACGCGAATGGCCGATGCGTTGCCGCGTGACGCTTACGACCGCATCCTATCAACGATCCCGATCGGCCGAATTGCGACGTCGATGGAAGTCGCCTCCTTGGTCGGGTTTCTCGCGAGCGATGCGGCAAACTATGTCTCCGGTTCACTGATCCATGTGTCGGGCGGGCGCTAATGGCCCAGCGCCGATGGACGCTCTCAAAGCGCGATCGAGCGCGACGGGATGGCTCGGACATATTTATCAAGAAACCATTCAGCCAAGCAGATGCAACCGCATTTGGCTTGCCTGGAACAAAAACGGAGATTTCTTAATGCTCGCTAACCGGCAGGTTGCAATCGTCACGGGCGGTTCTGGCAATATCGGACAAAGTATCGTGCACGCATTGTCGGATCAGGGCTATCGCACAGCCGTTTTCGATCGACGTCCCCCATCGCGGGATCGTTCCTCCGATGAGGTGATCTACTTGCCGGGAGATGCTTGCAGAGAAGATCAGGTCAACGGGGCCTTCGCGCAACTGTTTGATCGGGAGGGCAGACTTGATCTATTGGTCAACGCGGCAGGAATCTCGCCCAAGCGAGAGGGCTCAACAAGAGCACGGCTTTGGGATCTGACCCTTGATGAGTGGACCAATGTGATCAACGTCAATCTGAACGGCGTGTTCTTGACCTGCAAGGCCGCAAGCGAGTATTTCCGTCGGCAGCGCTCGGGTCATATCGTCAACATCGGCTCAGTGATGGGCTTCATTGGAGCCACAAGCGCGACGTCAAACAGGTTTCCGTACAGCAATTCCGGTCTGCATTATTGCGCATCAAAAGCCGCGGTCCACAACCTCACCAAATCACTGGCGCGCGAACTTGCAGAGTTCAATATCAGGGTCAATTGCATCGCGCCTGGCGGAGTAGAGGGAGGAATGTTTCGCCTGCAGGAGGAACAGCAGCAATCGCTCCTACGCCAGGTGCCTTTAAACAGCTTCTGTCAGGCTCGAGATATCGCCGAGGTCGTCCTCTTCCTCGCCTCCGACACCAAGAGCCGGATGATCACAGGCCACACCGTAACGGTGGATGGCGGCTGGAACATGCGTTAGTCGGCATGCGTGTCGTCACGGCCGTCGAGCAGTTGCATAACGGCCGTCGATATTTTGACGTCCGTCAATCCAAAGCTGTCGAGCGCGTCCTCATAGGACAGATTGTTTTGATATCTCGAGGAACCAGAGAGCGGCAAGTGTCTGACGTGATCCAGGCGATGCCGTACGAGCAACTCCGAAACAATGCTGGCTAGCCCGCCGACCTTCCCATGTTCTTCGACAGTGACGAGTACGTCTGTTTCTTTGAGCACTGTCAGAAAGCTGGTTTCGTCAAACGGCCACAGACGGATTGCATTGAGAAGGCTGCAGCTGATCCCTTTGTCATTTAGCAAATCAGCGGCGTCGATCGCGCCGAGAAGGCAGCGGCCCATGCTCAGAATTGTCACGTGATGGCCTCGCCTGAGGATCTGCACCCTGCCGAGTTCCAAGCTCTCTCCACCATGCTCCTTCATCCTTGCCGGCAAGAACGAGTTCTCCACGCGCAGGTAAGCAAATCCCCGTTCGGCAAATAAGCGATCGACGATGTTGCGCATGTCGAGCTCGCTGCTTGGGCAGTAGATGGATACGTTGTCCAAGCTACGCATGATCGAAATATCTTCGTGGGGAACATGGGTATGCCCCTGGAAGGTGTAGTAGAGGCCAGACCACAGGCCGACAATCTTAACGTCGTAGTTTTCATGAGACAGGACTGTGCGGATCTGCTCATAAGCCCTCATGGTGACGAACGATGCGATGCCGACAATGAATACTTTGTGGCCGCAGCTGGCCAGTCCGGCAGCGACGCCGGCCGCACACTGCTCCATCACCCCGAGGTCAAGGAAGTAAGCCGGATACTCTGCTTCGATTTGCTCGACCTGCGATGATGTCTTCGAATCAACGGAAATGAGGGTGAAGGCGTGTCCCTTCCTTGCTTTTCCGATGAGCGCGGCTGCGAACGCGGAACGAAGATCAAGAGATTGGTTTGGCACGACTATGTGCAGCTCCTGACTGGACTTAACAGGCTTCTGGCCATAAGCACCGACTATTGCGGTCACGGCCCAATGAATTGGATCTGCGTTGCGAGGGACACTCGGATGGAACTTGTGTCACGCCTTTGACATGGCACCCCGACGATGAGCATTGCGCCGCATTTCTTCCGCAAGGCGGAGCGAGCGAACCATACTCTGCAGTCGGCGCAATCGCGGAGATATTGGGTCTTTTGGCTTGACGGGTATGTCCGCTGCGGTCCAGTCGACAGACCTCAAAAGACATCGTCAACACAATCGGATTCTGACGCAGGATCTCAGCCGTGTCGGATCGCGCGCAGGAGCTGCGCTCTGGAGAGCACGATAATCCTCAAGGAGGGCGGGTTGCCATCTGTTGCTTTTGCTCCATCGAAGATTCGCGCCGCGGGACAACTCGGCGCGCCACATTGGCCGGTCTATTCCGCCAGCCGGCGCTTCGCCAGCGAGGCTCACTCACGACATTCCAGGTCTCTGAGCTGGGCCAACCTGATCCACAGGTCACGGCTGTTATTGACCGCGAGCGCACCGGCACGCCTCCAGCTCTTTGATCGCCATCTCGTACTCCGCCTCAGATGGAACCCGGTAATGCCAATCCAAAGAATTCTCCATGAAGGATACACCCCGCCCCTTGGTCGTGTGCGCGATCAAGATTTGCGGAGATGTGGACGTTTCAGCGTTGGCCCTGGCAAGGTCGAGCGCGTGCAAGATGTCCGATGGCGAGTGTCCGTCGGTTTCTTGCACAGTCCAACCGAACGATTTCCATTTCTCAGCCACGGGCTCAAGGGCCATGATCGATTCGGTTGGGCCATCAATCTGAAGTCGATTTCGGTTGATGACGACCAGAAGATTGCTCAGCTTGAGGTGGCTGCCCGCCAGAGCTGCCTCCCAGATGGATCCTTCGTTCATTTCCCCGTCGCCGATAAGCACGACAGTTAAGTAGGATTGACCATATCGTCTTGCGGACAGCGCCGTTCCGATTCCAAACGCGATCCCGTGCCCTAAGGATCCCCCCGTCATCTCCACGCCGGGTATCTTGGTGGTTGGAAACATCGTCAGTTCAGAACCGGGCGCGAGAAACCGCTCCAGCGAACAAGGCGGCAAGAACCCGCGAAGCTGCATGACGGCAAAGAGCGCCACGGCTCCTTGGCATGAACTCAAAATGAAGCGATCTCTGCCAGGATCGTCTGGTTTCAGCGGATCGATGCGCAGAAATCGATAAACCAGGCAATAGAGGATTTCGATCAACGAAAGCGATGAGCCAATGTGTCCACCCCCGCTTTCCTGGACTGCACTTAGCGTGCGAACTCGAAGTGAGCGGCAGAGCAATTCGTCGGCTCTATGCATTTCCGCCGCCGACGCGAGCTTCGATAGGTCGTTGGTCGGCTTGATCTGCTCCATAAGATTCAACGCCTGATAAGGGTGCTGCATGCGCAATATCGTGCCGAGATGGAGTGGCGTGGCCTCGTTGGTTAGTTTGATGGACTTCCTGTCGTCGAACTGAGCAACAACCTGCCGTCCATGCTGTGCGGTGCGGCACTGTCCGCCACGATGAAAATGTCAATATCTCGTTCACTGGACGTCGCACGCTCCGTCGACTGGCCATTGCCGAGCCCATAACGTTCAGACATTGGATTGGCAATGAGTTTGTCCCCCTTCACAATCATGATCTAAACGCTCTTAAGCTGCTTCAACACCACCACTTCCGGCTTCTCGCACGAGCGCCGAAATCGTCGACCCGCATTTCGCTCCGCGGTTCGAGCATCCGGTTGGCCAGACTGACGTCGGCCGGCTCCATCTCATGGAAGAGCTCTCCGCCGGCGAGTGCCTGGGAGCTCCCTCTGCTGCCCTCAAGGACCGACGCCGCCGCGCGCGCAACAATGACGCGCTCGAGCCACATGGCAGCGCTTCGATCCATGAAGCTGCCTTCAACGGATTGATCAGCTGAGATCGAGCAAGTTCCATCAGAAATCCAAGGCCGGTGACCGGTTGAGACCGTCTGGGTCGTAAAGGCTCTGTCAGGGGATGTCAGAGCAATCGGCATGCCGCAAAGACGCTGTCATAAGCCTGCCTGAGAGGGCGGCATCACGTCCCTCGCCCGAAGATTGGACGTCAGTTGTCGGACTCCTGACACACATAGTGTCTTCACCCCGACGCCGTTTGGACAAGACGGGATGAATCGCCAAGTCAAAAAAGTCGTCTTTGGTGACGAGCTCGAAGGTCCTCGAGGCGGGCCGGTGGCTCTCACGACGGGAGCGCCCACGCTCAAATGTGGCGGTTGCGCTTGCGTGCTTGCCGACCAGCGGATCGTCGCTCGACAGGAGATCCCGCTCATGCGAGACTGTTGATGAAATCCGTCCGGGCCGTTGCCGTCGCTCGCCAAGGTCTAGCTCCTGTGTCGATCGAAAGATTTGACTGTCGCGCCGATCGTGATCGCGGCCGTCCGCTCGTCCAAGACTTCGAGGCCTGTCAATGGCCCCGCGAGCCATCTTGTCGTCCTAAGCCAACATCGGCTGACGCGCGTGCTCCGCAACAACACTTGCCGCGACGGCATCTTCAGGTCGATCGGCCGAACACAGCCTGGCGCGGCTGGTCCCTGCAAGCTCAACACGGGAGAACCCGACGGCGAGCTGCGCGCCGGGGCTCGCGAAGCGCCGTAGCCCGTCCTTCAGCGAACTGCGGGCTCGGTTCGCAAGCGAAGGCTTGATGCGCAAGATCATTGACGGCTCGACGCAGCTCCTTGGTATTGTTGGGGATCCGATTGAGCAGGTGCGCGCACCTGAAGTCTGGAGCGCTCTGTTTCGCGCAAATGGCTTCAATGCGGTCTGCGTCCCGCTCCATGTCAAGCCTGCCGAGCTGAAGACCGCCCTCAGGAGTCTGCAAACGATCCGGAACCTGGCCGGTCTGATCGTTACGATCCCGCACAAGCTGGCGGCTGTGCACCATGCGGACATCCATACAGACCGGGCACGTCGGGTGCAGTCTGTGAACGTCATGCGGCGGGACGACCAAGGCCGCTGGCATGCAGACATTCTCGACGGCGTCGGGTTCGTCAGGGGATTGCTGGGCGCAGGTCAACGCATTGAGGGACGTCGCGCGCTCGTCGTTGGCGCGGGAGGAGCTGGCACTGCGATCGCCTTCGCCATTGCAGAAGCGGCGGCGGCATCTGTCCATGTCGCGGACATCGTGACAGATCGCGCGCACGCTCTCGCGAGCCGACTTCAGGCAGCCGGAATCCCGTCCGGGATTTCGGCAGCATCGGCGCGAGGATACGATCTCATTGTGAATGCCAGTCCGGTCGGGATGAAACCGGATGATCCGATCTCGATCGACTGCACTGATCTGGTGCCTTGGGCATTGGTTGGGGACGTTGTCGTTCATCCCCAGATGACCCCGCTGCTGCTTACCGCACAAGCGCGCGGCTGCTACGTGCAGCCGGGCGTCGTGATGATGGACAACCAACTCACCGAGATGCGCGAATTCTTTGGTTTTCCTCAAGGAGACTACAGCCCTACGGCGGTCACGCGGGCGACCTCCATATAGGTCTTGGGCTCGCCAACTTGCCCCGCTCGAGCTCGAAGGGAATAGCGGACTCGTGTATTGGCGATGGATCGCTGAGCACGTGGCGCCACGGTCCTTGGTTGCTTGCGACTTTTTGCGTTCAGCCGGTGAATATCCCGAACCTGATCGGTGCTCATCGGAGCTTTTGCCAACGCGATCGCCACACTCGTCCAAGGCGAAGATACCAACGACATCGAGGTTCCAGCTGATCGGGCCAGCCGAGCAGCCGCAACGACCGCATGAACAGGTTGATGAGGTCTAGGTGCGGTCACGGCGCATTGTGGTGGCCGCACGCTCCGTGATGCCACCGACGGCCGAGCACAATGTCGAGTGACATTGTCCGATCTACGACGACCCCAGATATCGGACATTGGCCGTTGCGGACGACTTTGTTGCGTTTGCACCTTGGCATGACGAATGCATACAGCAGATCGGACACTTGCCGCTCAGAGCGCAGAACGGCGACGGAGGCCATGAAACGTTCATGTTAATCGAGCAGCGAACGAACCGGGGCGGTGACGATACAGGGAGCAGTTCGTCGGGTGGGATTTGCCGATCTTCGAGAGGAATACCCGCGTCGAGGGCACCTACGTTTTCATCGGCTGTCTTCGCATTGAGAGCAACCAGAACCGCCCATCCAGATGTCCGCCAGTGCGCCGTGTGATTCTGCCCAGCTCGAGCCAACGTTCGCGGTCGCGTCATGCGCAAGACGGCCAGAGCGGCTCTCCCCAAGAAGACATTGACGCTGCTGCACGTGATTGGCGACGTTCAATCCCAGCATTCCGGTATCGACATACAAACAGGAGGGATCATGTACAAGTACGGCGCCTTGATGCTTGCGCTGTTGGCTGCGCAGGACTCGGCAGCCGCGCGGACTCTGCCCGAGGACATCGCTAAACCACCGCCGGCGCTATCCGATTACGAGCGAGCGCTCACGATCGGCGCTCGCTATGGCCGGCTCACCGTGAATGTCCCCGCCGAACCATTCTGGCTCCGCGAGGGCGAGGCGTTCGTCTACCGACGGACGACCCAAGGCAAGCAGCAGTTCATGCTGGTGAATGCGGCAACTGGCGTAAAGCAGCCGGCTTTTGATCAGGCCCGCCTCGCGAAGGCTCTGAACAGGGCGAGCCACAAGAACTATAAGGCCGACGACCTGCCCTTCGCCCGTTTCGAGCTGACCGACAATAAGATCGACTTCAGCATTGAAAATATCCGATGGAGCTGCGACCTTGTAAGCTACGCCTGCACACGAAACGCATCGCGCCTGGACGCCGATCAGCAGAGCTACTACGACCACACGCCACCCGCGGAGAATGATCCGCACAAGGCAAGCGTATCGCCTGACGGCAAATGGCTGGCCTATACCAGGAACTACAATATCGTCCTGCGCAGCAAGGACGGCTTGCAGGACATTCCACTGACCTTTGACGGATCCGAAGGCAACTACTATGCCGTCTCGACGCTGAAATGGTCTCCAGATTCACGTCACCTCGCAGCTTACCGCATCCGTCCGGGCCACAAGCGAGAGATCCATTACGTGGAGTCATCGCCGAGGGATCAGCTTCAACCCAGACATTCGACGATACCGTATCCGAAGCCAGGTGATGCCCTGGCACTGTCCCAGCCGGTGCTGTTAGACATCGTTAGCCAGCGCGAGATCACAATCGATAATACCCTGTTTCCAAATCCCTATGAACTTTCGCCGATCCAGTGGTGGGAGGACGGGCGCGGCTTCACCTTCGACTACAATCAACGTGGGCATCAGCTCTATCGACTTGTCGCGGTAGACGCCGCCACGGGCCACGCGAGCTCTTTGATTGATGAGGTCAGCCAAACCTTTGTCGACTACCATCCTCTGGTGAACCAGCCGCATAGTGGAAAGATCTTCCGCTACGACGTGGACGACGGAAACGAGATCATCTGGGCCTCCGAGCGCGATGGATACGAGCATCTTTATTTGTTCAACGGCCGGACCGGCGAGCTCAAAAACCAGATCACCAAAGGAGATTGGGTGGTCCGCGCGGTCTATCATGTCGATCCGATCAAGCGCCAGATCTGGTTTGGCGCCAGCGGGATGAACCCGAGGGAGGATCCCTACTACGTCCACGCCTATCGCATCGATTTCGATGGGAAGGGCTTGACTGCGCTCACGCCTGAGCAGGCCAATCACCACATCGAATTCTCACCTGACGGCCGCTACTATGTCGACCTATGGTCCCGCATCGATGCCGCGCCGCGCATGGTGCTGTATCGCGCCAGCGATAATGCCAAACTGATGGATGTCGAGAGTGCCGAGATCGCCGAACTCAGCGCTGCCGGCTGGCGGCCGCCGCTCAGCTTCCATGCCAAGGGGCGCGACGGCAAGACCGATATA
The DNA window shown above is from Bradyrhizobium sp. ISRA464 and carries:
- a CDS encoding SDR family NAD(P)-dependent oxidoreductase, producing MHSAFEGKTVVVTGGTQGIGGAITSLFLEQGANVCAFFHSDEQAAKQLREHVGEHRDRLLTLRVDVSDYHAVSSAFDMLRVRWGNANILVNNAGVHCPVSPFEQHDNQTWSDVFSTNVFGVVFATKIVIPAMKEARWGRIINISSIAATEGLPNGSPYAASKASLLGLTRSLAKEVASYAITVNALLPGMTETRMADALPRDAYDRILSTIPIGRIATSMEVASLVGFLASDAANYVSGSLIHVSGGR
- a CDS encoding SDR family NAD(P)-dependent oxidoreductase; translation: MDALKARSSATGWLGHIYQETIQPSRCNRIWLAWNKNGDFLMLANRQVAIVTGGSGNIGQSIVHALSDQGYRTAVFDRRPPSRDRSSDEVIYLPGDACREDQVNGAFAQLFDREGRLDLLVNAAGISPKREGSTRARLWDLTLDEWTNVINVNLNGVFLTCKAASEYFRRQRSGHIVNIGSVMGFIGATSATSNRFPYSNSGLHYCASKAAVHNLTKSLARELAEFNIRVNCIAPGGVEGGMFRLQEEQQQSLLRQVPLNSFCQARDIAEVVLFLASDTKSRMITGHTVTVDGGWNMR
- a CDS encoding transketolase C-terminal domain-containing protein, which codes for MPNQSLDLRSAFAAALIGKARKGHAFTLISVDSKTSSQVEQIEAEYPAYFLDLGVMEQCAAGVAAGLASCGHKVFIVGIASFVTMRAYEQIRTVLSHENYDVKIVGLWSGLYYTFQGHTHVPHEDISIMRSLDNVSIYCPSSELDMRNIVDRLFAERGFAYLRVENSFLPARMKEHGGESLELGRVQILRRGHHVTILSMGRCLLGAIDAADLLNDKGISCSLLNAIRLWPFDETSFLTVLKETDVLVTVEEHGKVGGLASIVSELLVRHRLDHVRHLPLSGSSRYQNNLSYEDALDSFGLTDVKISTAVMQLLDGRDDTHAD
- a CDS encoding transketolase is translated as MQHPYQALNLMEQIKPTNDLSKLASAAEMHRADELLCRSLRVRTLSAVQESGGGHIGSSLSLIEILYCLVYRFLRIDPLKPDDPGRDRFILSSCQGAVALFAVMQLRGFLPPCSLERFLAPGSELTMFPTTKIPGVEMTGGSLGHGIAFGIGTALSARRYGQSYLTVVLIGDGEMNEGSIWEAALAGSHLKLSNLLVVINRNRLQIDGPTESIMALEPVAEKWKSFGWTVQETDGHSPSDILHALDLARANAETSTSPQILIAHTTKGRGVSFMENSLDWHYRVPSEAEYEMAIKELEACRCARGQ
- a CDS encoding shikimate dehydrogenase is translated as MRKIIDGSTQLLGIVGDPIEQVRAPEVWSALFRANGFNAVCVPLHVKPAELKTALRSLQTIRNLAGLIVTIPHKLAAVHHADIHTDRARRVQSVNVMRRDDQGRWHADILDGVGFVRGLLGAGQRIEGRRALVVGAGGAGTAIAFAIAEAAAASVHVADIVTDRAHALASRLQAAGIPSGISAASARGYDLIVNASPVGMKPDDPISIDCTDLVPWALVGDVVVHPQMTPLLLTAQARGCYVQPGVVMMDNQLTEMREFFGFPQGDYSPTAVTRATSI
- a CDS encoding S9 family peptidase, whose protein sequence is MYKYGALMLALLAAQDSAAARTLPEDIAKPPPALSDYERALTIGARYGRLTVNVPAEPFWLREGEAFVYRRTTQGKQQFMLVNAATGVKQPAFDQARLAKALNRASHKNYKADDLPFARFELTDNKIDFSIENIRWSCDLVSYACTRNASRLDADQQSYYDHTPPAENDPHKASVSPDGKWLAYTRNYNIVLRSKDGLQDIPLTFDGSEGNYYAVSTLKWSPDSRHLAAYRIRPGHKREIHYVESSPRDQLQPRHSTIPYPKPGDALALSQPVLLDIVSQREITIDNTLFPNPYELSPIQWWEDGRGFTFDYNQRGHQLYRLVAVDAATGHASSLIDEVSQTFVDYHPLVNQPHSGKIFRYDVDDGNEIIWASERDGYEHLYLFNGRTGELKNQITKGDWVVRAVYHVDPIKRQIWFGASGMNPREDPYYVHAYRIDFDGKGLTALTPEQANHHIEFSPDGRYYVDLWSRIDAAPRMVLYRASDNAKLMDVESAEIAELSAAGWRPPLSFHAKGRDGKTDIWGIIHLPANFDPNKRYPVVERIYAGPQGSFVPKSFSTWVEPLTELGFVVVQIDGMGTNNRSRAFHDIAWKNLKDAGLPDRILWHKAASAKYPWYDISNVGIFGTSAGGQNAVSALLFHPDFYKVAVANSGNYDNRMDKIWWNEQWMGWPVGIEYSQSSAIDNAHRLQGKLLLIVGEMDRNVDPSSTFQLADRLIRAGKYFDMLYVPGADHGTPGRYTQLKVLDYFVRNILGQVPPNWNAASIELPKSEPGLDGMKALLHSCPRP